From a region of the Nonlabens dokdonensis DSW-6 genome:
- the pdxH gene encoding pyridoxamine 5'-phosphate oxidase, with the protein MQRDLQDLRKSYEKDALLENHIPENPYQLFDSWFKDAKESLEIDEANAMSICTLGTDGFPKSRIVLLKEIHEGDFLFYSNYTSEKGAAMEAYNQVSMHFFWPSLERQIIIKATVSKVSREKTLSYFKSRPRGSQIGAWASNQSSEIVSREQLEKQLSHYEEKFKGEEVPLPEFWGGYACKPVSFEFWQGRPNRLHDRILYENEENNWTSKRLQP; encoded by the coding sequence ATGCAAAGAGATCTTCAAGACTTGCGTAAATCTTATGAAAAAGACGCTTTACTAGAAAATCATATTCCAGAAAATCCTTACCAATTATTTGATTCTTGGTTTAAGGACGCTAAAGAGTCTCTGGAAATCGATGAAGCAAACGCTATGAGTATTTGTACTTTAGGAACTGATGGATTTCCAAAATCTAGAATAGTTCTCCTAAAAGAAATTCATGAAGGTGATTTTCTATTCTATTCTAATTACACATCAGAAAAAGGTGCTGCAATGGAAGCTTATAATCAAGTAAGCATGCACTTTTTTTGGCCGTCATTAGAACGTCAAATCATCATCAAAGCAACTGTTTCTAAAGTTTCTAGAGAGAAAACCTTGAGTTACTTTAAATCCAGACCTAGAGGCAGTCAGATAGGAGCATGGGCAAGTAATCAAAGTAGTGAGATAGTATCTAGAGAACAACTAGAAAAACAACTGTCTCATTACGAAGAGAAATTTAAAGGTGAAGAGGTACCATTACCTGAATTTTGGGGTGGATATGCTTGTAAGCCAGTTTCTTTTGAATTTTGGCAAGGAAGACCTAATAGATTGCACGATCGTATATTGTATGAAAACGAAGAGAATAATTGGACTTCTAAAAGATTACAACCTTAA
- a CDS encoding SixA phosphatase family protein yields the protein MKRLIIIRHGKSSWDLQVRDHDRVLKQRGIDDAHLIGQALKDMDFNPDVIWTSTAARALQTATLVSEYINYDLSKLKLKRELYTFDSRDLSKIIKDCDNAIDTLVIFSHNHGITDLVNDLGTTRFDNVPTTGVVAIEFMEDSWRSINKGITKFNLFPKDIR from the coding sequence ATGAAACGACTCATAATTATAAGACATGGTAAATCTTCATGGGATTTACAAGTAAGAGACCATGATCGAGTGCTCAAACAGCGAGGCATAGACGATGCTCATCTTATAGGACAAGCTCTCAAGGATATGGATTTCAATCCAGATGTCATATGGACGAGTACAGCTGCGCGAGCTTTGCAAACTGCGACTCTAGTATCAGAGTACATCAACTATGATTTGAGTAAACTTAAATTGAAAAGAGAATTATATACGTTTGATAGTAGAGACTTGTCAAAAATTATCAAAGATTGCGATAATGCAATTGATACTTTAGTAATCTTTAGTCATAATCATGGTATTACAGATTTAGTAAACGACCTTGGGACGACACGATTTGATAATGTTCCCACGACAGGAGTAGTCGCTATAGAATTTATGGAAGATTCTTGGAGGTCAATAAACAAAGGGATTACTAAATTCAACTTATTTCCTAAAGACATTAGATGA